In Nitrospirota bacterium, the DNA window TTTCGTCTCTTTATGCTCCTTTACCAGTATACGGCATGGACGGCGCTTTTCCTAATCGGCCCCGGCCTCTCCGGTTTCGCCAGCAGAGGACAACCGGCTTGCCGCTCCACCGCGAATGCCGTACAATAGTTGATTATGGTACACACCCCGGCCCCCCTCATCACGGTCACGATCAAAGAAGAGACGACGCTCGCCGCCTATCTCTCGCGGCGGGGCTACCGGAGCAACAGGATCAGGCAGCTCCTCAAGTTCAGGGCGATAGCGGTCAACGGCGCGACGGTGACCCGTTACGACCATCCGCTCGTGCCGGGCGACGAGCTCGTCATCTCCCCTACCGAGCAGGGAAGGGTCGAGGATATCCTCAGGAAGTCCCATATCGCTCTTCTCTACGAGGACGACGCGCTCATCGTCATCGACAAGCCTCCGGGGCTCCTCTCCATCGGGACTGAACGGGAGAGGACGCGCACCGCCTACTACCAGCTCAACGAATACCTGAAGGAGCGCGCACCCGAAAGACAGGAGCGCATCTTTATCGTGCACCGCACAGACCGCGAGACCTCGGGGCTCCTCGTCTTTGCGAAGAGCGAGCGGGTAAAACGGGCGCTCCAGCAGCACTGGAATAACGTCGACAAGCGTTACCTGGCGGTGATAGAGGGCGTGCCGCGCAGGAAGGAAGACACCATCGCCCTGCCGCTGCGAGAGAGCAAGGCCCTCAAGGTGCATGCTGCTCGAGACGATGATGAGGCGCGCAGTGCGGTGACCCGCTACCGGACGCTCAGGGCGGGCCACGACTACGCGCTGCTCGAACTGGCGCTCGACACCGGGAGAAAGAACCAGATCCGCGTGCACCTCGCGCAGATCGGCCACCCCGTGGCAGGCGACAAGAAGTACGGCGCGCGCACCGATCCCTTCGGGCGGCTCGCCCTCCACGCGCACCAGCTCGCCTTCAAACACCCGGTG includes these proteins:
- a CDS encoding RluA family pseudouridine synthase yields the protein MVHTPAPLITVTIKEETTLAAYLSRRGYRSNRIRQLLKFRAIAVNGATVTRYDHPLVPGDELVISPTEQGRVEDILRKSHIALLYEDDALIVIDKPPGLLSIGTERERTRTAYYQLNEYLKERAPERQERIFIVHRTDRETSGLLVFAKSERVKRALQQHWNNVDKRYLAVIEGVPRRKEDTIALPLRESKALKVHAARDDDEARSAVTRYRTLRAGHDYALLELALDTGRKNQIRVHLAQIGHPVAGDKKYGARTDPFGRLALHAHQLAFKHPVTGKPLRFRSELPWSFEKVVKTMKKAPLP